From Triticum urartu cultivar G1812 chromosome 2, Tu2.1, whole genome shotgun sequence, a single genomic window includes:
- the LOC125538600 gene encoding disease resistance protein RGA2-like, with protein MSPSAIGIVGAINECVTLFQWAKSAISSLHSRWSGSQKQRLQDHVLQLERGLQRMRDTLPAMYDLINKAEWRSHEHCVAKLLPCLKDAVYEAEDLLDEFTWYEKKVQVEGNASQSPFTDFFHIVIEGSFDEVNDVQSRLDHLSSMLDNLGLHGIAQRFDKLVRPETTSLPNETKIFGRAKELKQVLGLLGVPTCPKRKRTTSSIDASTRTSTKSRISSLPVLVIAGIGGVGKTTLAQHVCNHPRVRSHFDLIIWICVSDDFDVKRLTKEVIQSCTKKEGANDNLNSLQHALSNHVNNKRLLIVLDDMWDDSLKENGQCWKRFCAPFRNVQEGSMILVTTRCPNVTEGVRTMEHVIVEGLKDGVFWNFFKLCAFGSESSDNDPELERIGQRILPKLKGSPLAAKTLGRMLKMDLQASHWNSIVESELWELKQKETDILPALRLSYMYLPFYLKQCFAFCAVYPKDYKFEKACLAEIWVAEGFVEPQGGVPIQDIFSEHDCFILQNKSDFDKVPQNVRHLYILYAKKCKLQSLPAGFDKLTSLQKFELNGLTIDSANNDIEVLEDLQPPTSLKHLYVRKYVGVSLPSWFQPQNLPSLQSLDFKGCVGLKSINLNEIPAIGTFLSLTKLCIDGCKNLSSLEDFLQPSYVPGIKKIEIKDCKMLASVPTDIFGGFHFLEELCIVNCPNICQQRLVSPSLKELSLCRSSLFCNIDCCSLTSFHCQCEFATSIQLQTWSLPALKRLEIWCKSLTSIGGSLSLSISTGTGNIRALSSLTVLVMQCEKLSTLDGILTQEYLPAIETIYVNYCDELLSLPVERFVSFPYLKRLRIWNCPSLSWQRGLVLPSHINVEISRCPKLEEVDEINGRTA; from the exons ATGAGTCCATCTGCCATTGGGATCGTTGGTGCCATCAATGAATGTGTTACTTTGTTTCAGTGGGCCAAATCTGCCATCTCATCTCTGCACTCCCGATGGAGTGGCTCACAGAAACAACGTCTTCAGGATCATGTCTTGCAACTAGAGAGGGGCCTACAACGAATGAGGGATACTCTTCCTGCAATGTACGACCTCATTAACAAAGCAGAGTGGAGAAGCCATGAACACTGTGTGGCTAAGCTCCTTCCGTGTCTTAAGGATGCTGTTTATGAGGCCGAAGACCTTCTTGATGAGTTCACATGGTATGAGAAGAAGGTGCAAGTGGAGGGAAATGCAAGCCAATCTCCTTTCACTGACTTCTTTCATATCGTCATCGAAGGCAGCTTCGACGAAGTTAATGATGTCCAATCGAGGTTGGACCATCTTTCAAGTATGCTGGATAATTTGGGGCTTCATGGAATTGCACAACGCTTTGACAAATTAGTCAGGCCAGAGACCACGTCTTTACCAAATGAAACAAAAATATTTGGTCGTGCCAAGGAGCTGAAGCAGGTATTGGGATTACTCGGTGTACCTACATGCCCAAAACGTAAGAGAACAACTAGTTCAATTGATGCATCAACACGCACATCAACAAAATCAAGAATATCGAGTCTTCCTGTTTTGGTGATAGCTGGAATTGGTGGTGTTGGAAAGACCACTTTGGCACAACATGTCTGCAACCATCCACGAGTGAGGTCCCACTTTGATCTGATAATTTGGATCTGTGTCTCGGATGACTTTGATGTGAAGAGACTAACTAAAGAGGTCATACAATCATGCACTAAAAAGGAGGGGGCAAATGATAATTTGAATTCTCTTCAACATGCTCTCTCTAACCATGTGAACAATAAAAGGCTATTGATAGTCCTTGATGACATGTGGGATGACTCCTTGAAGGAAAATGGGCAGTGTTGGAAGAGGTTTTGTGCACCTTTTAGAAATGTCCAGGAGGGAAGTATGATATTGGTCACCACTAGATGTCCAAATGTTACTGAGGGGGTGCGCACAATGGAGCATGTTATAGTTGAAGGTCTCAAGGATGGCGTATTTTGGAATTTCTTCAAATTGTGTGCTTTTGGATCTGAGAGTTCTGACAATGATCCCGAGCTAGAGCGTATTGGCCAAAGAATACTTCCTAAATTGAAGGGTTCTCCTTTGGCAGCCAAAACTCTAGGACGAATGTTGAAGATGGACCTTCAAGCATCTCATTGGAATTCTATAGTTGAGAGTGAGCTATGGGAGTTGAAACAAAAGGAAACCGATATTTTGCCTGCCCTTCGGTTGAGCTACATGTATTTACCATTCTATTTGAAACAGTGCTTCGCATTCTGTGCCGTGTATCCCAAAGATTACAAATTTGAGAAGGCATGCTTAGCTGAAATTTGGGTAGCAGAAGGCTTTGTGGAGCCTCAAGGTGGTGTTCCCATTCAAGATATTT TTTCAGAGCACGACTGCTTCATCTTACAAAATAAGAGTGACTTTGATAAAGTTCCCCAGAATGTTCGCCATCTATAC ATTTTATATGCCAAGAAATGCAAGCTACAAAGCTTACCCGCTGGCTTTGATAAGTTGACCAGTTTACAGAAATTTGAATTAAATGGACTAACTATTGATTCAGCCAACAATGATATAGAAGTACTTGAAGATCTGCAACCTCCTACCAGCCTCAAGCATCTCTATGTCAGGAAATATGTCGGTGTCTCGCTCCCAAGCTGGTTTCAACCACAAAACTTGCCAAGCTTACAATCTCTTGATTTTAAAGGTTGTGTTGGACTGAAGAGCATAAACTTAAACGAGATTCCTGCAATTGGTACTTTCTTGTCCTTGACAAAACTATGTATTGATGGGTGCAAAAATTTATCAAGCCTAGAAGATTTTCTGCAACCAAGTTATGTACCTGGCATCAAGAAAATAGAAATTAAAGATTGCAAGATGTTAGCATCTGTACCAACTGATATTTTTGGGGGTTTTCATTTCCTTGAAGAATTGTGCATAGTTAATTGTCCGAACATCTGCCAGCAAAGATTGGTTTCACCATCCCTCAAGGAGCTCAGTTTGTGTCGTTCTAGTCTCTTTTGCAATATTGACTGCTGCTCCCTCACCTCCTTTCATTGTCAATGCGAGTTTGCCACGTCCATACAACTACAAACATGGAGTCTTCCAGCTTTAAAAAGGTTGGAAATTTGGTGCAAATCTCTTACATCTATTGGAGGCTCCCTTAGTCTTTCCATTTCTACAGGCACTGGCAACATTAGAGCACTCTCGTCCCTTACTGTCCTAGTTATGCAGTGTGAAAAATTGTCGACCCTTGATGGCATCCTAACACAAGAATACCTACCTGCTATTGAGACAATTTACGTCAACTATTGTGACGAGTTACTGTCCCTGCCAGTTGAAAGGTTTGTGAGTTTCCCTTATCTGAAGCGTCTGCGGATTTGGAACTGCCCAAGTCTCAGCTGGCAAAGAGGGCTCGTCTTGCCATCACATATAAACGTTGAGATATCCCGGTGTCCAAAGTTAGAGGAAGTGGATGAGATCAATGGAAGAACGGCCTAA